From Bacteroidota bacterium:
AAATATTAATAAAACAAACTCTCGATTGTTTTAAGGTTGAAACGCTATAATGATGAAAATCATCAAAGAACACACCTAAGCCTGTAATAAATTCTGGGGGTTTAATCAGCCTCAAGACAAGTGAATTGCTCCCATTATCAGAATGAACGACTTGAGCTAAACCCGAAACAAAGGAAATAACATGCGTGCTTTTGGTACCTTGCTTATAAATCAATTCACCATTTTTATAATCTACGGTATATCTGTTTTCAGACATATACTTCAGCTGGCTTTCCGTTAAGGAATTAAAAATTGAAGACTTATAATCACAATTTAAACAACCAATATCATCACAACAACTCATAAATCAAATATAAACCAGCAACTTACACAATTGACATTTGTCAATTAAAAGTGCTACATATTATTTTAAAAGATGCAAATATAACAAGGGTAAATGAAATTAATAATACATCTCGTTTTTAAAATATAAAGATGTGTTTATATAACTTGCAACTGTTTTTGTGCTGGGTGTTTCACTCAATTTTATTTGTTTCAGGAAGGAAGTTGTGAAGAGGAACAAAGACCATTATATCAATGGCTAGTTTAGCTGCTAACGCTCACGAATTCAACAAATAATAAAATTGAATAGAAAAAAGCTGCCATTGTTCAGGCAGCTTTTAAATATTATTTTCATCATTCATTCAGTAATATCCAAACAATGACATTCCTCAACGGTCTATACCACAAAAAGCTATTTCCATTTTGGATTCAGATTATAACGTTGCTCTTCTTTGTTTTCATCGTCATCATAGGATTTGGTATATCAACTGATGATTCTGCGCTTGCCAAACAATTACGAAATACAAATCTTGCCAATTTAATTG
This genomic window contains:
- a CDS encoding cyclic nucleotide-binding domain-containing protein yields the protein MSCCDDIGCLNCDYKSSIFNSLTESQLKYMSENRYTVDYKNGELIYKQGTKSTHVISFVSGLAQVVHSDNGSNSLVLRLIKPPEFITGLGVFFDDFHHYSVSTLKQSRVCFINI